From a single Octopus sinensis linkage group LG5, ASM634580v1, whole genome shotgun sequence genomic region:
- the LOC115212062 gene encoding gelsolin-like protein 2: MICVKSVLIARFIFSLQDVFVIDTKNEIIVWIGLDSSTTEKNNAMTYAHDYLMNKPNSQLPVIRLLEGKDNCKLILAIAA; the protein is encoded by the exons ATGATCTGTGTTAAATCAGTTTTAATAGCTAGATTTATATTTTCCCTCCAGGATGTTTTTGTCATTGATACAAAGAATGAAATCATTGTTTGGATTGGTCTTGATTCTTCAACTACAGAAAAGAATAACGCCATGACCTATGCTCAT gaTTACCTGATGAACAAACCCAACAGCCAGCTGCCAGTCATCCGCCTGCTGGAAGGTAAAGATAACTGCAAGCTAATATTAGCTATTGCTGCCTAA